From a region of the Nonlabens sp. Hel1_33_55 genome:
- the rsmD gene encoding 16S rRNA (guanine(966)-N(2))-methyltransferase RsmD, producing MRIISGIHKGRRIQAPKNLPVRPTTDMAKEALFNILRNIIHISDIKVLELFAGSGNMSYEFASRGAGNILAVDKHFPCIAFIKKTAEELNLPIDTIKADVFKFLENHSIKYDIIFADPPYALESTDFLKIADTVAENQMLNEDGLLIIEHSKHTDLSEHPSFDNARRYGGTVFSFFKTTPEEN from the coding sequence ATGCGCATAATTTCAGGTATTCACAAAGGCCGCCGTATTCAAGCTCCCAAAAATTTGCCGGTGCGTCCCACTACTGACATGGCCAAAGAAGCTCTATTCAACATTCTGCGCAATATTATTCATATAAGCGACATCAAGGTTTTGGAACTTTTTGCAGGTAGCGGTAACATGTCTTATGAGTTTGCCAGTCGCGGTGCTGGTAATATTCTAGCCGTTGACAAACATTTTCCATGCATTGCATTCATCAAAAAAACCGCAGAGGAACTTAATCTTCCTATTGATACCATCAAGGCAGATGTTTTCAAGTTTTTAGAGAATCACAGCATCAAATATGATATCATTTTTGCAGATCCTCCATATGCACTAGAATCCACAGATTTTCTCAAAATAGCCGATACGGTTGCAGAAAACCAAATGCTCAACGAGGATGGTCTTTTAATTATTGAGCACTCCAAACACACTGACCTAAGTGAGCACCCATCGTTTGACAATGCCCGTAGATATGGAGGCACGGTATTTAGTTTTTTCAAAACTACGCCAGAAGAAAATTAA
- a CDS encoding DUF3822 family protein: MPQTEVTNTEKKYSLSVLIHQDGLSFYTHNSTGIQETFSKEFKYSSNPIEILAAIEDVMASQEFLKQEFEDVKLIYHHNVFAAVPSALFEEEYAADYLKYNTKLLQTDTISIDDPVPAFGAQMVYVAYSNVNNYFFETYGDHSYFHYSTRSLTTLSGMPSGIYLEIMQSHFYFTVMDKDHLVAHNIFPFEQVEDILYYTLFALEQNKLDPETIPLTIIQNNKDQKLFNHLYTYVRNVSFIEDYKDYLNKVICA; encoded by the coding sequence ATGCCCCAAACCGAAGTAACTAATACCGAAAAGAAATATAGTCTGTCCGTCCTGATTCATCAGGATGGACTTTCTTTTTATACCCATAACTCAACGGGTATTCAAGAAACTTTTTCTAAAGAATTTAAATATTCTTCAAACCCTATTGAGATACTGGCTGCCATTGAAGATGTGATGGCTTCGCAAGAGTTTTTGAAACAGGAATTTGAAGATGTGAAACTCATCTATCATCATAATGTTTTTGCAGCGGTACCATCAGCTTTATTTGAGGAAGAGTACGCCGCAGATTATTTAAAGTATAATACTAAACTGTTACAGACAGATACTATTAGCATTGACGATCCAGTTCCTGCTTTTGGAGCACAGATGGTTTATGTAGCGTATTCCAACGTCAATAATTACTTCTTTGAAACCTACGGTGATCACTCATATTTTCATTATTCTACGAGATCACTAACGACACTTTCTGGAATGCCTAGCGGTATTTATCTAGAGATCATGCAGTCCCATTTTTACTTTACGGTGATGGATAAGGATCATCTTGTAGCCCATAATATTTTCCCATTTGAACAGGTAGAAGATATCTTATACTATACCTTATTTGCATTAGAACAGAATAAACTAGATCCAGAAACGATTCCGCTTACCATTATCCAGAACAACAAAGACCAAAAACTATTTAACCATCTCTACACTTATGTGCGGAATGTAAGTTTTATAGAAGATTATAAGGATTACCTCAACAAAGTCATATGCGCATAA
- a CDS encoding ATP-dependent RecD-like DNA helicase, whose protein sequence is MTPQDFFKILKLDFPFEPTFQQERALEELSQFILSPEKDEIFMLRGYAGTGKTTIISSLVKSLWKVKKSPVLLAPTGRAAKVISSYSNKQAATIHREIYYPKGQGSGNVQFTLKVNKHRNALFIVDEASMIPDVAAENKMFGGNGSLLDDLIEYVYNGFKCKLIIIGDTAQLPPVKLDISPALDAQLIEQRYLKTVIDMELDEVKRQSEGSGILYNATQIREHIEQDDATFKFKTQPFKDIERLIDGHEIMETVMSAYDNQGHEETAIIVRSNKRANLYNQQIRSRILFRESELAAGDYLMVVKNNYHWLDITSDAGFIANGDIIEVLEIYDFKEIYNFKFANVKVRMVDYPNAKAFDTTLLLDTLTSESPSLTYEQSNSLYQEVRMDYLKLPKWKQYKEIKANAYFNALQVKFSYAITCHKSQGGQWENVIVEQPYLPDGPSKEYLRWLYTAVTRAKTNLYLIGFKNENFIE, encoded by the coding sequence ATGACTCCGCAAGATTTTTTTAAAATTCTTAAACTCGATTTTCCTTTTGAACCTACTTTTCAGCAGGAAAGAGCCCTGGAAGAACTATCGCAGTTTATTCTTAGTCCAGAAAAGGACGAGATATTCATGTTGCGCGGTTATGCTGGTACAGGTAAGACCACCATCATTAGTAGCCTGGTCAAAAGTTTGTGGAAAGTAAAAAAAAGCCCGGTACTACTGGCGCCAACTGGTAGAGCTGCAAAGGTGATTAGTAGTTATTCCAATAAACAAGCGGCTACCATTCACAGGGAAATTTATTATCCAAAAGGTCAAGGATCTGGCAATGTTCAATTCACGCTCAAGGTAAATAAGCATCGCAATGCTCTATTTATTGTAGATGAGGCATCCATGATTCCAGATGTTGCAGCAGAAAATAAGATGTTCGGTGGGAATGGCTCACTGCTGGATGACCTGATTGAATACGTTTATAATGGATTTAAGTGCAAACTGATTATTATAGGAGATACAGCCCAACTGCCACCTGTGAAATTAGACATTTCGCCAGCCCTGGATGCTCAACTTATAGAACAGCGATATCTCAAAACGGTTATCGATATGGAACTGGATGAGGTCAAGCGACAGTCAGAAGGTTCTGGAATTCTCTATAATGCTACCCAAATCAGAGAACATATCGAACAAGATGATGCTACTTTTAAATTCAAAACCCAACCATTCAAAGACATCGAGCGATTAATTGACGGCCATGAAATTATGGAAACGGTGATGAGTGCTTATGATAATCAAGGTCACGAAGAAACAGCGATCATCGTGAGGTCCAACAAGCGAGCTAATTTATATAACCAACAAATCAGGTCGCGTATTCTCTTTCGCGAAAGCGAGCTAGCGGCAGGAGATTACCTTATGGTGGTCAAGAATAATTATCACTGGCTGGATATAACTAGCGACGCAGGGTTCATCGCAAATGGTGATATTATTGAGGTGTTAGAAATCTACGATTTTAAGGAAATCTATAATTTTAAATTTGCAAACGTCAAGGTGCGCATGGTGGATTATCCCAACGCAAAAGCTTTTGATACGACGTTATTGCTCGATACATTGACGTCAGAGTCTCCATCGCTTACCTATGAGCAGAGTAACAGTCTGTACCAAGAGGTGCGTATGGATTATCTGAAATTACCCAAGTGGAAACAATACAAGGAAATCAAGGCAAATGCCTATTTCAATGCGCTACAGGTTAAATTTTCTTATGCAATCACGTGTCATAAATCGCAAGGTGGACAATGGGAAAATGTGATTGTGGAACAACCTTATTTACCAGATGGTCCCAGTAAAGAATATTTGCGATGGTTGTATACTGCAGTGACGCGAGCTAAAACAAATTTGTAC